A portion of the Paenibacillus hamazuiensis genome contains these proteins:
- the nagA gene encoding N-acetylglucosamine-6-phosphate deacetylase, translated as MSSILIFNAKVVTPQGVKENGWILWRDGRIADIGSMPAPAAQSCENWPAMEKIDARGGWVLPGFIDVHVHGGYGCDFMDADAEGLDAITRFHAAHGTTAMLATTVTAPKNDIDGVLERVHRYMQGPMPYARLAGVHLEGPFISAKWPGAQNPAHIVPPQPAWLEEWVSAHPGVIRMQTLAPETDGALPYIAALRRHGIVAACGHTDALYAQIEAAVEHGLSHAVHTFNAMRALHHREPGTVGAVLSDERIAAEVIADGHHVHPAAIRLLVRAKGADRVVLITDAISAAGLGDGDYELGGLAVVVKGGVARLADGSSLAGSTLTMIGALRFAVREVGVPIEDASRMASGNPARAIGLYGETGSLEPGKLADVLLLDADLNLQRVWVSGREVALNIGG; from the coding sequence ATGAGCTCCATATTAATCTTTAATGCCAAAGTCGTAACGCCTCAGGGTGTGAAGGAAAACGGCTGGATTTTATGGCGGGACGGCCGCATCGCGGACATAGGCTCGATGCCGGCGCCGGCTGCGCAAAGCTGCGAGAATTGGCCCGCCATGGAGAAAATCGATGCCCGCGGGGGCTGGGTGCTGCCGGGCTTCATCGACGTCCATGTGCATGGCGGCTATGGCTGCGACTTTATGGACGCGGACGCCGAGGGGCTTGACGCGATTACGCGTTTTCATGCAGCGCACGGCACGACCGCCATGCTGGCCACTACGGTGACTGCGCCGAAAAACGACATCGACGGCGTGCTGGAGCGCGTCCACCGTTACATGCAGGGTCCGATGCCTTACGCCCGGCTTGCGGGCGTGCACCTCGAAGGCCCGTTCATCAGCGCCAAATGGCCGGGCGCGCAAAACCCGGCCCACATCGTCCCGCCCCAGCCGGCCTGGCTGGAGGAGTGGGTTTCCGCGCATCCGGGCGTGATCCGGATGCAGACGCTCGCGCCGGAGACGGACGGCGCTCTGCCCTACATCGCCGCGCTGCGGCGGCACGGCATCGTCGCCGCGTGCGGCCACACCGACGCGCTTTATGCGCAGATCGAAGCGGCCGTGGAGCACGGGCTCAGCCACGCGGTGCATACGTTCAACGCGATGCGCGCGCTGCATCACCGCGAGCCGGGCACCGTCGGCGCGGTGTTGAGCGATGAGCGCATCGCCGCCGAGGTGATCGCCGACGGCCACCACGTGCATCCGGCGGCGATCCGCCTGCTCGTGCGCGCGAAAGGCGCGGACCGCGTCGTGCTGATCACCGACGCGATCTCCGCGGCCGGCCTTGGCGACGGCGACTACGAGCTCGGCGGCCTCGCCGTCGTCGTCAAAGGCGGCGTCGCGCGGCTCGCGGACGGCTCCAGCCTCGCCGGCAGCACGCTGACGATGATCGGCGCGCTGCGCTTCGCCGTGCGCGAGGTCGGCGTGCCGATCGAGGACGCCAGCCGGATGGCGAGCGGCAATCCCGCCCGCGCCATCGGTCTGTACGGCGAGACCGGCTCGCTCGAGCCCGGCAAGCTGGCGGACGTGCTGCTGCTGGACGCCGATTTGAACCTGCAGCGCGTCTGGGTTAGCGGCCGCGAAGTTGCTTTAAACATCGGCGGCTGA
- the nagB gene encoding glucosamine-6-phosphate deaminase, producing MNLLKFDSTEKLNEAGAGIITGLIQTNRRAVLGLATGGTPVGIYGEVVASYRRGLVSFKEVTTFNLDEYVGLPEEHPESYHSYMEQHLLRHIDLPREQAHIPNGNAADLQEECRRYDALLDKAGQIDLQLLGLGHNGHIGFNEPDHALISGAHVVTLREETRQANARFFPSLADVPTQAITMGVGTILKAKMILLVVRGADKAEIVHRALTGPITTDCPASLLQTHPHLVVLLDNEAGRLFP from the coding sequence GTGAACCTGCTTAAATTCGATTCCACGGAAAAATTAAACGAAGCCGGCGCAGGCATTATAACCGGCCTGATCCAAACGAACCGCCGCGCCGTGCTGGGGCTCGCCACAGGCGGAACGCCGGTAGGCATCTACGGGGAAGTGGTCGCTTCCTACCGCCGCGGGCTCGTCAGCTTCAAGGAAGTGACCACGTTTAATCTCGACGAATACGTCGGATTGCCCGAGGAGCATCCGGAGAGCTATCATTCCTATATGGAGCAGCACCTGCTTAGGCATATCGACCTGCCTCGGGAACAGGCCCACATCCCCAACGGCAACGCCGCCGATTTGCAGGAGGAATGCCGCCGTTACGACGCCCTGCTCGACAAAGCCGGGCAAATCGATCTGCAGCTGCTCGGCCTTGGACATAACGGTCACATCGGCTTTAACGAGCCGGATCATGCGCTGATCAGCGGCGCTCATGTCGTCACGCTGCGCGAAGAAACGCGCCAGGCGAACGCGCGGTTTTTCCCTTCGCTGGCCGATGTGCCGACGCAGGCGATCACGATGGGCGTGGGCACCATTTTGAAGGCGAAAATGATCCTGCTTGTCGTTCGCGGCGCAGACAAAGCGGAAATCGTGCATCGCGCGCTGACCGGCCCGATTACGACCGACTGTCCCGCCTCGCTGCTGCAAACGCACCCTCATCTCGTCGTGTTGCTCGATAACGAAGCCGGGAGGTTGTTCCCATGA
- a CDS encoding MurR/RpiR family transcriptional regulator, producing the protein MSAILQTIRELSAGMNPKEQEIAGFILEHAGDVVSMSITELAEKSGGSTATVSRFCRMLHFNGFAEFKMKLAAELAQPDPRQSYQDIVAGNPLSSIISAMEANHLRSITDTTRLLDVKQLQKALGALKNARQIDLYGVATSSVVAMDFYQKLVRIGLRAVTFADPHMQITSASTLTREDVAIGISYSGETPETCAALRCAAENGATTISLTKFGASTLAGLSDIQLFTSTLEEGMRRGDMASRIAQLHVIDILFMGLVSEQFEVHVPRLEKSFQMVKKYVGKGEL; encoded by the coding sequence TTGTCCGCCATCCTCCAAACGATCCGCGAGCTTAGTGCCGGGATGAATCCCAAGGAGCAGGAAATCGCCGGATTTATCCTGGAGCACGCCGGCGACGTCGTCTCTATGTCGATCACCGAGCTGGCGGAAAAATCCGGAGGCAGCACGGCAACGGTTTCGCGGTTTTGCCGGATGCTGCATTTTAACGGGTTTGCCGAATTTAAAATGAAGCTCGCCGCCGAGCTCGCCCAACCCGATCCTCGGCAGTCGTATCAGGATATCGTCGCCGGAAATCCGTTATCCAGCATCATCTCGGCGATGGAAGCCAATCACCTTCGCTCGATTACCGATACGACGAGGCTGCTCGATGTAAAGCAGCTGCAAAAAGCGCTCGGTGCGCTGAAAAACGCCCGGCAAATCGATTTGTACGGCGTGGCGACCTCCAGCGTCGTGGCGATGGATTTTTACCAGAAGCTCGTTCGGATCGGACTGAGAGCCGTCACCTTCGCCGATCCGCACATGCAGATCACATCGGCATCCACGCTGACCCGGGAAGATGTCGCGATCGGCATCTCCTACTCCGGGGAAACGCCGGAAACGTGCGCCGCCCTGCGCTGCGCTGCGGAGAACGGGGCGACCACGATTTCGCTGACCAAATTCGGCGCAAGCACGCTGGCCGGCTTGTCCGATATCCAGCTGTTTACGTCGACGCTTGAGGAAGGCATGCGCCGCGGCGACATGGCCTCCCGCATCGCGCAGCTGCACGTGATCGACATTTTGTTCATGGGGCTGGTCAGCGAGCAGTTCGAGGTGCATGTCCCGCGACTCGAGAAGTCTTTTCAAATGGTGAAAAAATATGTCGGCAAAGGAGAGCTGTAA
- a CDS encoding Ger(x)C family spore germination protein: MQKGKRWLAAIAFAALLVLTGCWDRKEIEELGIVLGVGFDKKDKQIASLHCFALPKASSEKGAVKTGNFANVHSVGDLVFDNVRTLTKGSVRYPTYEHLKIIVISEELARTVDLKNMIDFLLRNPEARRSTKVIISKGKASDMFKEAAPLEPIPALKLSELADTAIRSADMAPRMILGELSAKLTSKTSFIVQETEMVPNVGARITGAAVIKGDTGKMIGSLSEKETEGLGFILEENKKNSGIVKVPGQEGGKPFVYEFRKVRSSIVPVVSGDQISFTLSIESEGKLREDWRIPGNAFDNHFIKQSEKATEETIKQLTEAAIHKTQKEFNVDVVGFGKKLSIHSPKLWKDMKENWETSFSAMPVDIQVRVKIRDYGNRGSKAADDAREAG, translated from the coding sequence TTGCAAAAGGGTAAACGATGGCTGGCCGCAATCGCCTTTGCCGCACTGCTTGTGTTAACGGGCTGCTGGGACCGCAAAGAAATCGAGGAGCTCGGCATCGTTCTCGGCGTAGGCTTCGACAAGAAAGACAAGCAGATCGCTTCGCTGCACTGTTTCGCCCTGCCCAAAGCTTCCTCGGAGAAAGGAGCCGTGAAGACGGGCAATTTTGCCAACGTCCACAGCGTCGGCGATCTGGTCTTCGATAACGTTCGGACATTAACCAAGGGAAGCGTGCGGTATCCGACCTACGAGCATTTGAAAATCATCGTGATCAGCGAAGAGCTTGCCCGTACCGTCGATCTAAAAAACATGATCGATTTCTTGCTGCGAAATCCGGAAGCGCGAAGATCGACCAAGGTGATAATATCCAAAGGAAAAGCAAGCGACATGTTTAAAGAGGCGGCTCCGCTCGAACCCATTCCTGCGTTAAAGCTTTCAGAGCTTGCGGATACGGCCATCCGCTCGGCTGATATGGCGCCGAGAATGATTTTGGGCGAATTGTCGGCCAAACTGACTTCGAAGACAAGTTTTATCGTTCAAGAAACCGAAATGGTCCCGAACGTGGGGGCTAGAATAACCGGAGCGGCCGTCATTAAAGGAGACACAGGTAAAATGATCGGTTCGTTATCGGAAAAAGAGACGGAGGGGCTCGGTTTCATACTGGAGGAAAACAAGAAAAACTCGGGGATCGTCAAAGTTCCGGGGCAAGAGGGCGGGAAGCCTTTCGTCTATGAGTTTCGCAAAGTCCGCAGCAGCATCGTTCCGGTTGTCAGCGGAGATCAAATCTCATTTACCTTATCGATCGAATCGGAAGGAAAACTCCGCGAGGATTGGCGCATACCCGGAAATGCGTTCGACAATCATTTTATCAAGCAGTCGGAAAAGGCGACCGAGGAAACGATTAAACAGCTGACCGAAGCGGCAATTCATAAAACCCAAAAAGAGTTCAACGTGGACGTCGTCGGGTTCGGCAAAAAATTGAGCATTCATTCGCCCAAGCTTTGGAAAGATATGAAGGAAAACTGGGAGACGAGCTTCAGCGCTATGCCGGTCGACATTCAGGTTCGCGTAAAAATCCGCGACTACGGAAACCGCGGCAGCAAAGCTGCCGACGATGCCCGGGAAGCGGGCTGA
- a CDS encoding citrate synthase/methylcitrate synthase — MAKVTGLEGVVAAETAIGLVDGEKGQLVYRGYWAKDLAVRCSFEEAAYLLWFGKLPEADELQRFTAQMAALRELPDHVLTLIDALPDDMSMMSVLLTAVSALAQPEFAWPPTTQQAMSLTAKLPTIIAYRHAKLSKAPWSGPDEALGHTANYLYMLKGKQPEEAHVRALNAYLVLGMEHGMNASTFATRVVLSSQSDLVSAVCGGIGTMKGPLHGGAPSEVTAMLEEIGTKDRAEAWLRNVLEQGGRLMGFGHRIYRTRDPRAEALQAVAAELNGQDPWLDLALHVEQTGIRLLEEYKPGRRLYTNVEFYAAAVMRSIGLPAELFTPTFTVARVVGWTAHALEQAENNRIFRPQSVYTGDMPE; from the coding sequence ATGGCAAAAGTAACCGGTTTGGAAGGAGTCGTCGCCGCCGAAACCGCGATCGGTCTGGTGGACGGCGAGAAGGGGCAGCTCGTATACCGGGGTTATTGGGCGAAAGATTTGGCTGTCAGGTGCAGCTTCGAAGAGGCTGCCTATTTGCTCTGGTTCGGCAAGCTTCCGGAAGCAGACGAGCTGCAGCGCTTTACCGCCCAAATGGCGGCATTACGCGAGCTGCCGGATCATGTGTTGACCCTGATCGATGCGCTGCCGGACGATATGTCCATGATGTCGGTGCTGCTGACGGCGGTATCAGCGCTCGCCCAGCCCGAGTTCGCGTGGCCTCCGACAACGCAGCAGGCAATGTCGCTGACGGCGAAGCTGCCGACGATCATCGCATACCGGCATGCCAAACTATCAAAAGCCCCTTGGTCCGGCCCGGATGAGGCTCTCGGCCATACGGCCAATTATTTGTACATGCTGAAGGGCAAGCAGCCCGAAGAAGCGCATGTGAGAGCTTTAAATGCGTATTTGGTGCTCGGCATGGAGCACGGCATGAATGCATCGACCTTCGCCACTCGGGTTGTTCTGTCGTCGCAGTCCGATCTGGTATCTGCCGTATGCGGAGGAATCGGCACGATGAAGGGGCCGCTGCACGGCGGGGCGCCGTCCGAGGTGACTGCGATGCTGGAGGAGATCGGCACGAAGGATCGTGCCGAAGCATGGCTGCGAAACGTACTCGAGCAGGGCGGCAGGCTGATGGGCTTCGGCCATCGGATCTACAGAACGAGAGACCCGCGCGCGGAAGCGCTGCAAGCTGTGGCCGCAGAATTGAACGGCCAGGATCCGTGGCTCGATCTGGCGCTGCACGTCGAGCAAACCGGCATCCGGCTGCTGGAGGAATACAAGCCGGGGCGCAGGCTTTATACGAACGTGGAGTTTTATGCGGCGGCCGTGATGCGCTCGATCGGTTTGCCGGCCGAGCTGTTTACGCCGACATTTACGGTTGCCCGCGTTGTCGGCTGGACCGCTCACGCTTTGGAGCAAGCGGAGAACAACCGCATCTTCCGGCCGCAGTCGGTATATACGGGCGACATGCCCGAGTGA
- a CDS encoding asparaginase codes for MKKILLTGTGGTIASVQGPEGLTPVLGPDDIIRYLPKATMGHYNIHCLPLMQLDSVNIQPRHWQVLAETIREHYESYDGFVITHGTDTMAYTSAALTYMLQGIGKPVVLTGSQIPIRFDGTDAIRNATDALRFASEPVSGVYVVFNGKAILGTRAVKLRSKSLNAFESVNHPYIAAVENGVVHYLSAVNPGHHEQWKLDVGFCTGVFLLKLFPGLGPQIFDLIRHRYKGVVIESFGNGGVPSRSHPDLIKPLAELLDDGVAIVLTTQCLEEGQDWNLYETGKRLDKKRLIDGGDMITEALVAKLMWALGKTDNLYEVKKLVETPIAGDRSGGTFRF; via the coding sequence ATGAAGAAAATATTGCTCACCGGGACAGGCGGTACGATCGCATCCGTTCAGGGACCCGAAGGATTGACGCCGGTGCTCGGTCCCGACGATATCATCCGATATTTGCCGAAGGCAACGATGGGGCACTACAATATCCACTGCCTTCCTCTCATGCAGCTGGATAGCGTCAACATTCAACCGAGGCATTGGCAAGTGCTGGCCGAAACGATCCGTGAACATTACGAGTCGTATGACGGCTTCGTCATCACCCACGGAACCGACACGATGGCTTATACATCGGCGGCGCTAACCTACATGCTTCAAGGAATCGGCAAACCGGTCGTACTTACCGGCTCGCAGATTCCGATTCGCTTCGACGGAACTGACGCCATTCGCAACGCTACGGACGCTCTGCGTTTCGCAAGCGAGCCGGTCAGCGGGGTTTATGTGGTTTTTAACGGCAAAGCCATTCTTGGAACAAGAGCGGTTAAGCTTCGTTCTAAAAGCCTCAATGCCTTTGAGAGCGTTAACCATCCTTATATCGCCGCCGTTGAAAACGGGGTCGTCCACTATTTGTCTGCAGTTAATCCCGGACATCATGAGCAGTGGAAGTTGGACGTCGGTTTTTGTACGGGTGTATTTCTTCTGAAGTTATTTCCGGGGTTGGGCCCTCAAATTTTTGATTTGATCCGGCATCGCTATAAAGGGGTCGTTATTGAAAGCTTCGGAAACGGCGGCGTTCCGTCGCGGAGCCATCCGGACCTCATCAAACCGCTGGCGGAGCTTCTCGATGATGGGGTGGCCATAGTACTGACGACACAATGTCTGGAGGAAGGCCAAGATTGGAATTTGTATGAAACGGGAAAAAGGCTCGACAAGAAACGCTTGATCGACGGCGGGGATATGATTACGGAGGCTCTTGTTGCCAAGCTGATGTGGGCCTTGGGGAAAACGGATAATTTGTACGAGGTAAAAAAGTTGGTGGAGACGCCGATTGCCGGCGACAGGAGCGGCGGAACTTTCCGGTTCTAG
- a CDS encoding metallophosphoesterase, producing MSRDEASKSMSRREFIKAGGAGALALTLGTAGIPGEWIGGGTVQAAAGDNGKLQFNADGKFKIVQFNDMQDDEHIDRRTVELMEKVLDAEKPDLVVLNGDNITGGCDTAAEMKQAMNNIAQPMEKRGIKWAVTFGNHDEDSTPSGGLDEADMLKFYMAYKFNVNPPGERGITGTGNGHLLIRASKGSKPAFNVWLLDSGRYAPNEIAGQDFEGYPIWDWLRFDQVAWYYETSKKLEEKFGFKVPSLMFIHIPLWEHRFMWFASVDGRSEEDHARALAKHRIVGERNEDECPGPINSGMFSAILARGDVKGVFCGHDHVNTYHGNYYGVLLGYAGSAGFGTYGLPGADRNRLRGARVFLLDEKAPDVLVDTHMVFAKDYGIDLTANDQSVEPAPIPGNKKQEKIVK from the coding sequence ATGAGCCGTGACGAAGCCAGTAAAAGTATGAGCAGGAGGGAATTCATTAAAGCGGGCGGGGCCGGGGCGCTGGCCCTTACGCTCGGAACGGCCGGCATACCCGGGGAATGGATCGGCGGCGGCACGGTACAGGCTGCTGCCGGCGACAATGGGAAGCTGCAGTTCAACGCCGACGGAAAGTTCAAAATCGTTCAGTTTAACGACATGCAGGATGACGAGCATATCGACCGAAGAACCGTGGAGCTGATGGAGAAGGTGCTCGATGCCGAAAAACCGGATCTCGTCGTCCTTAACGGCGACAACATCACCGGCGGCTGCGATACGGCGGCGGAAATGAAGCAGGCGATGAACAACATCGCTCAGCCGATGGAAAAACGCGGCATCAAGTGGGCCGTCACGTTCGGCAATCACGATGAAGATTCGACTCCGAGCGGCGGGCTGGACGAAGCGGACATGCTCAAATTTTATATGGCGTACAAGTTTAACGTGAACCCTCCCGGAGAACGGGGAATTACCGGAACAGGGAACGGTCATTTGCTGATCCGGGCCTCCAAAGGGTCCAAACCGGCTTTTAACGTATGGCTGCTCGACAGCGGAAGGTACGCGCCGAATGAAATAGCCGGTCAAGACTTTGAAGGATACCCGATTTGGGACTGGCTTCGGTTCGATCAAGTGGCGTGGTATTACGAAACCTCCAAGAAGCTGGAGGAGAAGTTTGGGTTTAAAGTGCCGTCGCTCATGTTCATTCATATTCCGCTTTGGGAGCACCGATTCATGTGGTTTGCCAGCGTGGACGGAAGGTCGGAGGAGGATCACGCGAGAGCTCTCGCAAAACACCGGATCGTCGGGGAGCGGAACGAAGACGAGTGCCCCGGTCCGATCAACAGCGGTATGTTCTCGGCGATTCTTGCCCGGGGCGATGTCAAGGGAGTCTTCTGCGGTCATGATCATGTCAATACATATCATGGCAATTATTACGGCGTGCTGCTCGGCTATGCCGGAAGCGCGGGTTTCGGCACTTACGGTTTGCCCGGCGCCGATCGAAACCGGCTTCGCGGCGCCAGGGTGTTCCTGCTCGATGAAAAGGCTCCGGACGTTTTGGTCGATACCCATATGGTGTTCGCCAAAGATTACGGCATCGATCTGACGGCGAACGACCAAAGCGTGGAACCGGCTCCGATCCCGGGGAACAAGAAACAGGAGAAGATTGTAAAATAA
- a CDS encoding winged helix-turn-helix transcriptional regulator, which yields MPYQDGMYGCPVEVGLQMLGGKWKPRILFELFQGTRRFGELNRLIPQVSRHVLTVQLRELEESGIVERKVYPSVPPKVEYSITEFGKSLQPVLEQMIAVGEHYIGLKKRETDLR from the coding sequence ATGCCCTATCAAGATGGAATGTACGGCTGCCCGGTTGAAGTAGGTTTGCAGATGCTCGGCGGAAAGTGGAAACCGCGTATTTTATTTGAATTATTTCAAGGAACACGGCGATTCGGCGAACTGAATCGCTTGATTCCACAAGTATCCAGGCATGTTTTGACTGTACAGTTAAGGGAGCTGGAGGAAAGCGGAATTGTTGAGCGAAAGGTGTACCCTTCCGTTCCCCCGAAAGTAGAGTACAGCATAACCGAATTCGGCAAGAGCTTGCAGCCCGTTCTCGAACAAATGATCGCCGTGGGAGAGCACTATATCGGTTTAAAGAAAAGAGAAACGGATCTCAGGTAG
- a CDS encoding GerAB/ArcD/ProY family transporter, whose amino-acid sequence MNGSVQNTITSVQAMMIVINTIIGAGVTTLPRDAGKASGTPDAWISVILGGLITLLACYVVGRLSQRFPGQTFFQYSLQIWGKPIGKILGFLLILYFFLIAAWQIRAMGELIRFYLLDNTPIEVIMLVFLWIGVYLADGGIRPIARLCELFFPVLVISLLLTLFLALNDFRLDNIRPILGDGILPVIKGLKSTCLSFTGFEVMLVIAAFMKDPKQAMKAVTIGVLAVIPLYALVVFVTYGAMTFEESKSITWPLMSLAKTIDIPGGFFDRFEALISVMWVIANYTSFVPNYYLACQGMSSLFKKDYRVFLLGLLPLVYMVSIFPENLNVVMKLGASIGYFDILPGGLVPLVCLIMAKIRRIGIAKG is encoded by the coding sequence ATGAACGGATCCGTCCAAAACACCATTACATCCGTGCAAGCGATGATGATCGTCATTAACACCATTATCGGCGCGGGAGTGACCACGCTGCCCCGGGATGCCGGCAAAGCATCCGGAACGCCGGATGCCTGGATTTCCGTCATTCTCGGTGGGCTGATTACTTTGCTCGCTTGCTATGTCGTAGGGCGTCTTAGCCAGCGCTTCCCGGGACAGACGTTTTTCCAATACAGTCTGCAAATTTGGGGCAAGCCTATTGGGAAAATACTCGGGTTTCTGCTCATCCTTTATTTTTTTCTGATCGCCGCTTGGCAAATACGCGCGATGGGGGAGCTTATCCGTTTTTATTTGCTGGACAACACTCCGATCGAAGTAATTATGCTTGTCTTCTTATGGATAGGCGTTTATTTGGCGGATGGGGGAATTCGTCCGATCGCCCGGCTGTGCGAGCTGTTTTTCCCGGTTCTTGTGATCTCGTTATTATTAACGCTTTTCCTGGCGCTGAACGATTTCAGGCTGGACAACATACGTCCGATTTTGGGAGACGGCATTTTACCTGTGATCAAAGGTCTTAAGAGCACTTGTCTTTCCTTCACCGGTTTTGAGGTCATGCTTGTAATCGCCGCTTTTATGAAGGATCCGAAACAAGCAATGAAAGCCGTCACGATAGGGGTTTTGGCGGTCATTCCCTTATATGCGCTTGTTGTCTTCGTTACCTATGGGGCGATGACATTCGAAGAATCCAAATCTATCACGTGGCCCTTGATGTCCTTGGCCAAAACGATCGATATCCCCGGCGGTTTCTTCGATCGTTTCGAGGCATTGATTTCCGTTATGTGGGTGATCGCCAATTACACATCCTTCGTTCCGAACTATTATTTGGCCTGTCAAGGCATGAGCAGTCTGTTCAAGAAAGATTACCGCGTTTTTTTGCTTGGTTTGCTGCCGCTTGTTTACATGGTCTCCATTTTTCCCGAAAATCTGAATGTCGTCATGAAATTAGGCGCATCGATCGGTTATTTCGATATATTGCCCGGTGGGCTTGTTCCGCTCGTTTGTTTAATCATGGCCAAGATCAGGAGGATCGGCATTGCAAAAGGGTAA
- a CDS encoding spore germination protein, translating to MTWGKKGRGSDLKDGGSGTQSESSGNDEAKSVTGVLGDKLHILNEAIGHNPDVVFRSFLLEKGSRNAAIVYIDGLVDMAAIQEQVIKPLMQAEKVMADPESGLPLLDPLKEYFMKTVISLGHLKMETRLDACISEILSGNCVLLIDGANDMMVLNTSKPNGRSIDEPVTEAVIRGPHEGFVEILHQNIPLLRRRIKDPNLTIIPYKTGRRSQTNVAVIYIKDLCENQLVDEVRRRIEAMDIDDVLESGYIEQMIEDNYLSFFPQVQSTERPDRAASALLEGRVAILTDGSPKALIVPVTFQTFVTAPDDYYDRWLAGSLIRLLRYLAVFMALFLPSIYIAMISYNHGLIPTKLAISIASGREGVPFPSLIEALMMEMTIEILREAGIRLPKPIGQAVGIVGGLVIGQAAVQAGIVSPIMVIVVSLTAMCSFAIAQYEMGLTIRTLRFFSMMSAGIFGIYGIILFVIIITVHAVKLQSFGVPYTSPIGPYRLRGWKDLFVRLPLPFLKQHKQKEPRG from the coding sequence ATGACGTGGGGAAAGAAGGGAAGAGGCTCCGATTTAAAAGACGGCGGTTCCGGGACACAATCCGAAAGCTCCGGGAACGATGAGGCCAAATCGGTTACCGGCGTACTCGGAGATAAACTGCACATACTGAACGAAGCGATCGGGCATAACCCCGATGTCGTTTTCCGGTCCTTTTTGCTTGAGAAGGGCAGCAGGAATGCCGCTATCGTTTACATAGATGGGTTGGTCGATATGGCTGCCATTCAGGAACAAGTGATCAAGCCGCTGATGCAGGCCGAAAAGGTGATGGCCGACCCCGAATCCGGTTTGCCGCTTCTGGATCCGCTTAAGGAATATTTTATGAAAACGGTTATTTCGCTTGGCCATTTGAAGATGGAGACTCGGTTAGATGCTTGTATTTCAGAGATTTTATCCGGAAATTGCGTTCTTCTTATCGACGGAGCAAACGACATGATGGTCCTGAATACTTCCAAACCGAATGGACGATCGATAGACGAACCGGTTACCGAAGCGGTTATACGCGGGCCCCATGAAGGTTTTGTGGAAATTTTGCATCAAAACATACCTTTGCTTCGCCGGCGAATCAAAGACCCGAACCTCACGATTATTCCTTACAAAACGGGCCGCCGATCGCAAACGAACGTAGCGGTTATTTATATCAAAGATTTATGCGAAAATCAGCTCGTAGACGAAGTTAGAAGGCGCATCGAAGCGATGGATATCGATGACGTTTTGGAATCGGGTTATATCGAGCAGATGATCGAAGACAATTACTTGTCCTTTTTTCCGCAGGTTCAAAGCACAGAACGCCCCGATCGCGCGGCGAGCGCCTTATTGGAGGGCCGCGTCGCCATATTGACGGACGGCTCGCCCAAAGCGCTTATCGTCCCGGTTACGTTTCAAACGTTCGTCACGGCGCCGGACGATTATTACGACCGCTGGCTTGCGGGGTCGCTCATTCGGCTGCTGCGTTACTTGGCAGTGTTTATGGCGCTTTTCCTGCCTTCCATCTATATCGCGATGATTTCCTATAATCATGGGCTTATTCCGACGAAGCTGGCGATTTCCATAGCCTCGGGCAGGGAAGGAGTTCCTTTTCCTTCGCTGATCGAAGCGCTGATGATGGAAATGACGATAGAAATACTCCGGGAGGCCGGCATCCGGCTTCCCAAACCGATCGGCCAAGCCGTCGGCATCGTCGGCGGTTTGGTCATAGGCCAGGCCGCCGTTCAAGCGGGCATCGTCAGTCCGATCATGGTTATCGTCGTCTCGCTGACGGCGATGTGTTCCTTTGCCATAGCGCAATACGAAATGGGACTTACGATCCGGACCCTTCGTTTTTTCTCCATGATGTCCGCCGGGATCTTCGGCATCTACGGGATTATTTTATTTGTCATTATCATTACGGTTCACGCCGTTAAGCTGCAAAGCTTCGGTGTTCCGTACACCTCGCCGATAGGACCTTACCGATTAAGAGGCTGGAAGGATTTGTTCGTCCGCCTGCCTCTGCCGTTTTTGAAACAACACAAGCAAAAGGAGCCCCGAGGATGA